A portion of the Aquicoccus sp. G2-2 genome contains these proteins:
- a CDS encoding VTT domain-containing protein yields the protein MLRSLYAWTMRLADHPRALWALAVVAFLESSVFPIPPDIIMIPMILARPNRAWLIAGVALIASVLGGILGYLIGAFAYDLIGLPILQTMGKADAMAAFNTRFNDLGFWAVLAAGMTPFPYKVITIMSGWTGMAFGTFLATSILARGLRFFIVAALLWKFGAPIRDFIERWLGLMFTAFVIMLIGGFIMVKYL from the coding sequence ATGTTACGCAGTTTATATGCCTGGACGATGCGGCTTGCCGATCATCCGCGCGCGCTTTGGGCACTGGCGGTTGTGGCCTTTCTGGAAAGTTCGGTGTTTCCGATCCCGCCCGACATTATCATGATCCCGATGATTCTGGCGCGGCCAAACCGGGCCTGGCTGATCGCCGGGGTGGCGTTGATCGCGTCTGTTCTCGGCGGTATTCTTGGGTATCTCATCGGTGCCTTCGCCTATGACCTGATTGGCCTGCCGATTCTTCAGACCATGGGCAAAGCCGATGCCATGGCCGCCTTCAACACACGGTTCAACGATCTTGGCTTCTGGGCGGTGCTGGCGGCGGGAATGACGCCGTTTCCCTATAAGGTGATCACCATCATGTCAGGCTGGACGGGAATGGCCTTCGGCACGTTTCTGGCCACGTCCATATTGGCGCGGGGCTTGCGGTTCTTCATCGTGGCTGCCCTGTTGTGGAAATTCGGTGCACCAATTCGTGATTTTATCGAACGCTGGCTGGGCTTGATGTTCACAGCATTCGTGATCATGCTGATTGGCGGATTCATAATGGTAAAATATCTATGA
- a CDS encoding Hint domain-containing protein, protein MPITSTGVGADTINAGIDDDTVIGGEGDDSIIGGHGSDMIEGNDGDDWINAGDSTLLWGQEPDATDPVPTNGMDTVFGGLGNDTIFGQDDDDSLDGGDGNDVIDGGIDDDVIRGRMGDDTLLGDQGADTMTGGYGDDVIYGDDTAGTYDIPDATDPDPDDNRDFLDGRQGDDTIYGGDDDDTLLGGNGDDYLDGGIDEDSITGGAGEDTIIGGEGADSVYGESGRDTIIGSNVGDYVHGGSSPGGINPADGLPYDYDTLDLTGSAPTGGGLSVEYTTADREDGIVHYFDDTGAETGTSEFHDIENVVPCFTPGTAIATPKGERMVEELTLGDKIITRDNGIQEIRWMGTRTLTGFELARAPQLRPILIQKGALGDNLPEHDILVSPQHRLLMTGDKAQLYFEEREVLAAAKHLTDLPGVDEVGTLGVTYVHFMFDQHEVVLSNGTWTESFQPGANVLGGLGAEQRDEIFALFPDLQTVDGVENYASARRSLKQYEARLLVR, encoded by the coding sequence ATGCCGATTACATCGACGGGGGTAGGGGCTGACACCATCAATGCCGGAATCGACGATGACACCGTGATCGGTGGCGAAGGTGACGATTCGATCATCGGTGGCCACGGCTCTGACATGATCGAAGGCAACGATGGCGATGACTGGATCAATGCAGGCGATAGTACCCTGCTTTGGGGTCAGGAACCTGATGCCACTGATCCTGTGCCGACCAACGGTATGGATACGGTGTTTGGCGGGCTGGGGAACGATACGATCTTCGGCCAAGACGATGATGACAGCCTTGATGGTGGCGACGGAAACGACGTGATTGATGGCGGCATTGATGATGACGTCATTCGTGGCCGGATGGGCGATGATACGCTTTTGGGCGATCAGGGTGCCGATACGATGACCGGCGGCTATGGCGATGACGTGATCTATGGCGATGATACCGCCGGGACTTACGACATCCCCGACGCAACCGATCCCGACCCGGACGACAATCGCGACTTCCTCGATGGCCGTCAGGGCGACGATACCATCTATGGCGGCGATGATGACGACACGCTTCTGGGTGGCAATGGCGATGACTACCTCGATGGTGGCATCGACGAAGACAGCATCACCGGCGGCGCGGGCGAGGATACGATCATCGGCGGCGAAGGGGCTGACTCGGTTTACGGCGAAAGCGGCCGCGACACGATCATCGGCAGCAATGTCGGCGATTACGTTCATGGTGGCTCCTCACCGGGCGGCATCAACCCGGCCGATGGCCTGCCGTATGACTACGACACGCTCGATCTTACCGGCTCGGCCCCGACTGGCGGCGGGCTCAGTGTGGAATACACCACCGCGGACCGCGAAGACGGGATCGTTCACTATTTCGACGATACCGGCGCTGAAACCGGCACCAGTGAGTTCCACGATATCGAGAATGTCGTGCCCTGCTTCACCCCCGGCACCGCCATCGCGACGCCAAAGGGCGAGCGCATGGTTGAAGAGTTGACGCTTGGTGACAAGATCATCACCCGCGACAATGGCATTCAGGAAATCCGCTGGATGGGCACTCGCACGCTGACCGGCTTCGAGCTGGCCCGCGCGCCGCAACTGCGCCCGATCCTGATCCAGAAGGGCGCGCTTGGCGATAACCTGCCCGAGCACGATATTCTTGTCTCGCCGCAGCACCGTCTGCTGATGACCGGCGACAAGGCGCAGCTCTATTTCGAGGAGCGCGAGGTTCTGGCTGCTGCCAAACACCTCACCGACCTGCCCGGTGTGGATGAGGTTGGCACGCTTGGCGTCACTTATGTCCACTTCATGTTCGACCAACACGAGGTCGTCCTGTCGAACGGCACCTGGACCGAAAGCTTCCAGCCCGGCGCCAATGTGCTTGGCGGCTTGGGGGCAGAGCAGCGCGACGAGATTTTCGCACTGTTCCCCGATCTGCAAACGGTGGACGGGGTGGAAAACTACGCCTCCGCGCGCCGTTCGCTGAAGCAATATGAGGCCCGCCTGCTGGTTCGCTGA
- a CDS encoding nucleotidyltransferase family protein, giving the protein MSDVLILIPAAGASSRMRGADKLLEPVDGVPLLERQTRAALASGANVLVTVSRDFPSRARVLQGITDPGLDVSDDIDGREGMAVSLRAGALAAQQAQATGLMILPADMPEITAADIAAMLAAFRTTPQAAHRATSAQGIPGHPVLFPARLFDALSRVSGDQGARDVLTGEDLRLTALPGDHALVDLDTPEDWAAWRKARSGASGQV; this is encoded by the coding sequence GTGTCTGACGTTCTGATCCTGATCCCGGCAGCGGGGGCCTCAAGCCGGATGCGTGGGGCGGACAAGCTCTTGGAGCCGGTTGACGGCGTGCCATTGCTTGAGCGCCAGACCCGTGCGGCGCTGGCAAGCGGGGCAAATGTTCTGGTAACCGTATCAAGGGATTTCCCAAGCCGCGCGCGCGTGTTGCAAGGCATAACTGATCCCGGTTTGGATGTCTCAGACGACATCGACGGGCGCGAAGGCATGGCGGTTTCCTTGCGCGCGGGGGCGTTGGCCGCACAACAGGCACAGGCCACCGGGTTGATGATCCTGCCCGCCGACATGCCGGAAATCACCGCTGCGGATATTGCCGCCATGCTGGCCGCGTTCCGCACCACTCCGCAGGCGGCGCACCGCGCCACCAGTGCGCAAGGCATTCCCGGGCATCCGGTGCTCTTCCCGGCGCGGTTGTTTGATGCGTTAAGCAGGGTGAGCGGCGATCAAGGCGCGCGCGACGTGTTAACCGGAGAAGACCTGCGCCTGACCGCCTTGCCCGGCGATCACGCGCTTGTCGATCTTGACACGCCGGAAGATTGGGCGGCGTGGCGCAAGGCCCGCTCCGGCGCGTCAGGGCAGGTTTAG
- a CDS encoding FAD-dependent oxidoreductase, translating into MKTTARVVVIGGGVVGCSVLYHLTKLGWSDVILLEREELTSGSTWHAAGGFHTLNGDTNMAALQGYTIRLYRELEEITGMSCGLHHVGGVTLADNQERMDMLLAERAKHRYMGLETEIVGPEDIARIAPVTNTQGIIGGLYDPLDGHLDPSGTTHAYAKAARMGGAEIETHCMVRETRQRSDGTWDVVTDKGTIHAEHVVNAGGLWAREVGAMAGVYFPLHPMEHQYIVTDDVPLILEMKAGGAEHPHVMDPAGESYLRQEGNGLCIGFYEQPCRPWAVDGTPWTFGHELLPNDFDKIEDSIAFAYQRFPDLERAGVKSVIHGPFTFAPDGNPLVGPVPGMRNYWSACAVMAGFSQGGGVGLMLAQWMVEGECERDTFAMDCARFGDWITPGYTRPKVIENYQKRFSVSYPNEELPAARPFRQTPMYDLFDDMGAVWGAQYGLEVVNYFAGPSEPRFEEPSFRRSNAWEATAREVKAVREAVGINEVHNFGKYLVTGADARGWLDRIMAGRIPKPGRLSLTPMLSEKGRLIGDFTVSCLSDDAFQLTASYGAQAFHMRWFSANETDGVRVENISDRLNGFQIAGPKAREVLQASTRSDISDMRFMDLRHLSIGMIDCLVQRVSYTGDLGFEIYCDPMAQRSLWEVLWAKGEPMGMRPFGMRAMMSLRLDKFFGSWLSEFSPDYTPGETGMDRFIAWKKNTDFIGRKAAEAEREAGAARQLCAFAVEAEDADVHGYEPIWIDGAVKGFCTSGGYSHHAGQSIALGLIPRANAADGLAVEIEILGEMRPARLITTPLFDADGARMRGV; encoded by the coding sequence ATGAAAACCACGGCGAGGGTTGTTGTCATTGGCGGCGGAGTCGTCGGCTGTTCGGTGCTTTATCATCTGACGAAGCTTGGCTGGAGCGATGTGATTCTGCTGGAGCGCGAGGAGCTGACCTCGGGCAGCACTTGGCACGCGGCGGGCGGGTTTCACACCCTTAACGGCGATACCAACATGGCGGCGCTTCAGGGGTATACCATCCGGCTTTACCGCGAGTTGGAAGAGATCACCGGCATGTCCTGCGGGCTTCACCACGTCGGCGGGGTGACGTTGGCCGACAATCAGGAGCGCATGGACATGCTTTTGGCGGAACGCGCCAAGCATCGCTACATGGGGCTGGAAACCGAAATCGTCGGGCCCGAAGACATCGCCAGAATTGCGCCTGTCACCAATACCCAAGGCATCATCGGCGGGCTTTACGACCCGCTTGACGGGCATCTTGATCCTTCGGGCACCACCCACGCCTATGCCAAGGCCGCAAGGATGGGCGGGGCCGAGATCGAGACGCATTGTATGGTGCGCGAAACCCGCCAGCGCAGCGATGGCACATGGGACGTGGTGACAGACAAGGGCACGATCCATGCCGAACATGTGGTCAACGCAGGTGGGCTTTGGGCGCGCGAAGTGGGGGCAATGGCCGGGGTTTACTTCCCGCTGCACCCGATGGAGCATCAGTATATCGTGACCGACGATGTGCCGCTGATCCTTGAAATGAAGGCCGGAGGCGCTGAGCATCCGCATGTGATGGACCCGGCCGGGGAAAGCTATCTCAGGCAAGAGGGTAACGGGCTTTGCATCGGGTTTTATGAGCAGCCCTGCCGCCCTTGGGCGGTCGACGGAACGCCATGGACATTTGGCCACGAATTGCTGCCCAATGATTTTGACAAGATCGAAGACAGTATCGCCTTTGCTTATCAGCGGTTTCCCGATCTGGAGCGCGCTGGGGTGAAATCGGTGATTCACGGGCCGTTCACCTTCGCCCCCGATGGCAACCCGCTGGTCGGGCCTGTGCCGGGGATGCGCAATTACTGGAGTGCATGCGCGGTGATGGCGGGGTTCTCCCAAGGTGGCGGCGTCGGGCTGATGCTGGCGCAATGGATGGTCGAGGGCGAATGCGAGCGCGACACCTTTGCGATGGATTGTGCGCGCTTTGGCGACTGGATTACGCCCGGCTATACAAGGCCCAAGGTGATCGAGAATTATCAGAAGCGTTTCTCGGTCAGCTACCCGAACGAGGAGCTGCCAGCCGCGCGGCCATTCCGGCAAACGCCGATGTATGATCTGTTTGACGATATGGGTGCGGTCTGGGGCGCGCAATACGGGCTTGAGGTGGTCAATTACTTCGCCGGCCCGAGCGAGCCGCGTTTCGAGGAGCCATCGTTCCGACGCTCGAACGCTTGGGAGGCGACGGCGCGCGAGGTCAAGGCGGTGCGCGAGGCGGTGGGCATCAACGAGGTGCATAATTTTGGCAAATACCTTGTCACCGGAGCCGACGCGCGCGGCTGGCTCGACCGGATCATGGCCGGGCGCATCCCGAAACCGGGGCGGCTTTCGCTAACGCCGATGCTGTCCGAAAAGGGCCGCTTGATCGGCGATTTCACGGTCTCGTGCCTAAGCGACGACGCGTTTCAGTTGACCGCAAGCTATGGCGCGCAAGCCTTTCATATGCGGTGGTTTTCCGCCAATGAAACAGATGGTGTGCGGGTCGAGAATATCTCCGACAGGTTGAACGGGTTTCAGATTGCTGGCCCGAAAGCGCGCGAAGTGCTGCAAGCCAGCACACGCAGCGATATTTCCGACATGCGGTTCATGGATCTGCGCCACCTGAGCATCGGAATGATCGATTGTCTGGTTCAACGGGTTAGCTATACCGGCGATCTTGGGTTCGAGATTTATTGCGACCCGATGGCACAGCGCAGCCTGTGGGAGGTGCTTTGGGCAAAAGGTGAGCCGATGGGGATGCGCCCGTTCGGGATGCGGGCGATGATGTCGCTCAGGCTCGACAAGTTTTTCGGCTCGTGGTTGTCGGAATTTTCGCCCGATTATACGCCGGGCGAAACCGGCATGGACCGCTTCATTGCATGGAAGAAAAACACCGATTTCATTGGCCGCAAGGCGGCGGAGGCCGAGCGCGAAGCGGGGGCCGCGCGCCAGCTTTGCGCCTTCGCGGTGGAGGCAGAGGATGCCGATGTACATGGCTATGAGCCGATCTGGATCGACGGCGCGGTGAAAGGTTTCTGCACCTCGGGCGGGTATTCGCATCACGCAGGTCAGAGCATCGCATTGGGGTTGATCCCGCGCGCGAATGCCGCCGATGGCTTGGCGGTGGAGATCGAGATTCTGGGCGAGATGCGCCCCGCACGGTTGATCACCACGCCGCTTTTTGATGCGGATGGCGCGCGGATGCGCGGTGTCTGA
- a CDS encoding DUF2254 domain-containing protein, which translates to MLESFLLRLRRLSRRLVTRVILIAALSLVSLLVATVFGRFIPDWLGDYFTTKSLDTILVTLASVMLTVTTFSLSVLTSSLQNTASSISHRGTFIMRTDTTVHGVLATFVGAFLFSLIGIVLRATPLMGEKESVVLFMFTMVVVLLLVWSIIRWINHIEDLGALDSTLGGLQRRANTTLKMYSENPALGAVPADAVAISRSAEAPAAVSPRDGYVQVFYMDGLQKKAEQLNATLTLAVQPGDYVTKGAPLIHVRPKSDTGAGDSDALDRDAIADLAEEIVIGNIRNFDQDPRFCISVISEIASRALSPGVNDPQTAIDVIHRLGALLKRVAPLAAQNDTDAPEAQARFPDLRLAPVSTETLYRLSIDAIAHYAADAPEVNAAIDETLAMLAGASGPAGQRAAKQRLSARGRG; encoded by the coding sequence ATGCTTGAGAGCTTCCTTCTACGTCTTCGCCGCCTCTCGCGCAGGTTGGTCACCCGCGTCATTCTGATTGCGGCACTCTCATTGGTTTCGCTTTTGGTCGCGACCGTTTTCGGGCGCTTCATCCCTGATTGGCTGGGCGACTATTTTACCACGAAATCGCTCGATACCATTCTTGTGACACTCGCTTCGGTGATGCTCACTGTCACCACTTTTTCGCTTTCTGTGCTGACCTCGTCGCTTCAGAACACCGCCTCCTCAATCAGCCATCGCGGCACCTTCATCATGCGCACCGACACAACTGTGCATGGGGTTCTGGCCACCTTTGTCGGTGCCTTTCTCTTCTCGCTCATCGGCATCGTGCTGCGCGCCACGCCGCTGATGGGGGAAAAGGAAAGCGTGGTGTTGTTCATGTTTACCATGGTCGTCGTGCTGTTGCTGGTCTGGTCAATCATTCGCTGGATCAACCACATCGAAGATCTGGGCGCGCTGGATTCCACACTTGGCGGGCTTCAACGCCGGGCGAACACGACGCTGAAAATGTATTCCGAGAACCCGGCACTTGGGGCCGTGCCAGCCGATGCGGTTGCGATTTCACGCTCTGCCGAGGCACCCGCCGCGGTCTCCCCGCGTGATGGCTATGTGCAGGTGTTTTATATGGACGGCCTGCAAAAGAAGGCCGAGCAACTTAACGCCACGCTCACCCTCGCGGTGCAACCGGGTGATTATGTGACCAAAGGCGCGCCGCTGATCCATGTTCGCCCGAAATCCGATACCGGCGCGGGCGATAGTGACGCGCTTGATCGCGACGCAATTGCGGATCTCGCCGAAGAGATCGTGATTGGCAACATTCGCAATTTCGATCAGGATCCGCGTTTCTGTATTTCGGTGATCAGTGAAATTGCCAGCCGCGCACTTTCGCCCGGTGTGAACGATCCGCAAACCGCAATTGATGTGATCCATCGTCTTGGTGCCTTGCTCAAGCGCGTAGCACCTCTGGCTGCGCAAAACGACACTGATGCGCCCGAAGCGCAGGCCCGGTTTCCCGACCTCCGGCTTGCTCCGGTTTCGACAGAAACGCTTTACCGGCTTTCGATTGATGCAATTGCCCATTACGCCGCCGATGCGCCTGAAGTGAACGCGGCCATTGATGAGACGCTGGCCATGCTGGCCGGCGCGTCCGGCCCCGCCGGGCAACGCGCGGCGAAGCAGCGCCTTTCTGCACGGGGCAGGGGCTAA
- a CDS encoding FAD-dependent oxidoreductase: MRTHAQAVVIGGGLIGCSILYHLAKLGWRDVVLLERDELTSGSTWHAAANIHGLHDSANISRLQHYTMTLYKELEAETGQSCGVFQPGSLYLAQTEDREHQLRLQAAKARLYGMNFAEVSREEAETLHPLVNFDGIRCIMYEPDGGNVDPSGVTQAYATGARQRGAEIHRFTPVTGTEAQPDGSWIVRTPKGDIATPWVINAAGLWGREVAALAGVDLPLMPTEHQYFVTETIPEIAGLERRLPSVADRDGEYYMRQEGKGLLIGAYERAMRFWAETGTPLDFAHDLFPDDLERIEENVMRAMTRVPVAATAGIKRVINGPMIWSPDSNVLLGPVPELRGYFCCNGIIPGFSQSAGMGLMVAQWLVEGEMQYDMFAWDMARFGAWADKAFTKARVENQYAHRFSIHFPNEERAAGRPVRTRPAYETQKAHGAVFGLNYGWEHPLWFSDTPGTRESNGFTRQNWWAPVGAECRMLRDHAGIIDISNFAKYRVTGAGAADWLNAIFANNMPRAVGRSCLTPLIGKRGGIAGDFTVTRLAEDEFWIIGSGMAERYHRRFFNAVPRPETVRFESLTEAICGFNVAGPKSREMLQRLTNVSLATKDFPFMRSQRIDLGGVACVALRVSFTGDLGWELHCAEADQLRLYEVLLEAGKDYGVGPVGSRALMSLRIEKGYGSWGREYSPEYWPQEVGLDRLVKLEKDFLNKAAVAEVLKNPPREHLVLLALDEADVTASNADATGGEPIFKDGIGIGRITSGAYGYCVGQSLALGYVTGAGPGDQVDVMVLGRPHKARILSEPPFDPSGARLRA, translated from the coding sequence ATGCGCACCCATGCTCAGGCCGTTGTAATCGGCGGCGGATTGATCGGTTGTTCGATCCTTTATCACTTGGCCAAGCTGGGCTGGCGCGATGTCGTCCTGCTTGAGCGGGATGAGCTGACATCCGGCTCCACATGGCACGCGGCGGCAAATATTCACGGGTTGCATGACAGCGCCAATATCTCGCGGCTTCAGCATTATACCATGACGCTCTACAAAGAGCTTGAGGCCGAAACCGGCCAAAGCTGCGGCGTGTTTCAACCCGGCTCGCTTTATCTTGCTCAGACTGAAGACCGCGAACACCAATTGCGCCTGCAAGCGGCCAAGGCGCGGCTTTATGGGATGAATTTCGCCGAAGTTTCCCGCGAAGAGGCCGAAACCCTGCACCCGCTGGTGAATTTCGACGGTATCCGCTGCATCATGTATGAACCCGATGGCGGCAATGTCGATCCCTCCGGCGTGACGCAGGCCTATGCCACTGGCGCGCGCCAGCGCGGGGCGGAAATTCACCGCTTCACCCCGGTCACAGGCACCGAGGCGCAGCCGGACGGCAGTTGGATCGTGCGCACCCCGAAGGGCGATATTGCAACCCCGTGGGTCATCAACGCCGCCGGGCTTTGGGGGCGCGAGGTGGCGGCGCTGGCCGGGGTCGATTTGCCGTTGATGCCAACCGAACACCAGTATTTCGTCACCGAAACCATCCCCGAGATTGCCGGGCTTGAGCGCCGCCTGCCATCGGTGGCCGACCGCGATGGCGAATATTACATGCGTCAGGAGGGCAAAGGCCTGCTGATCGGCGCGTATGAGCGGGCGATGAGATTCTGGGCCGAGACCGGCACGCCGCTCGACTTCGCGCATGATCTTTTCCCCGATGATCTTGAGCGGATCGAAGAAAACGTGATGCGCGCGATGACTAGGGTTCCGGTTGCCGCCACCGCCGGGATCAAGCGGGTGATCAACGGGCCGATGATCTGGTCGCCGGATTCCAATGTGCTGCTTGGCCCGGTGCCGGAACTGCGCGGTTATTTCTGCTGCAACGGCATCATTCCGGGCTTCTCGCAATCGGCGGGAATGGGGCTGATGGTGGCGCAGTGGCTGGTCGAGGGGGAAATGCAATACGACATGTTCGCATGGGACATGGCGCGTTTTGGGGCATGGGCCGACAAGGCTTTCACCAAGGCGCGGGTCGAGAATCAGTATGCGCACCGTTTCTCGATTCATTTCCCGAATGAAGAGCGCGCCGCGGGCCGCCCGGTGCGTACCCGCCCGGCGTATGAGACGCAAAAGGCCCACGGCGCAGTTTTCGGCCTTAATTATGGCTGGGAGCACCCGCTGTGGTTTTCCGATACGCCGGGCACGCGCGAAAGCAACGGCTTTACCCGGCAAAATTGGTGGGCGCCGGTCGGGGCAGAATGCCGGATGCTGCGCGACCATGCGGGCATCATCGACATCTCGAACTTTGCCAAATACCGCGTTACCGGGGCAGGGGCGGCTGATTGGCTCAACGCCATCTTCGCCAATAACATGCCCCGCGCCGTGGGCCGGTCCTGTCTCACGCCGCTGATTGGCAAACGCGGCGGCATCGCCGGGGATTTCACCGTGACGCGGCTGGCCGAGGATGAATTCTGGATCATCGGGTCGGGCATGGCGGAGCGTTATCACCGGCGCTTTTTCAATGCCGTGCCACGCCCCGAGACTGTGCGTTTCGAGAGCCTGACAGAAGCGATTTGCGGCTTCAACGTCGCCGGGCCTAAATCACGCGAGATGTTGCAACGGTTAACCAACGTATCCTTGGCGACCAAGGATTTCCCGTTCATGCGCTCACAACGGATTGACCTTGGTGGGGTGGCATGCGTGGCGCTCAGGGTTTCGTTCACCGGAGATCTTGGCTGGGAGCTGCACTGTGCAGAGGCCGATCAGCTGCGGCTCTACGAAGTGTTGCTTGAGGCCGGCAAAGATTATGGCGTCGGACCGGTTGGATCACGTGCGCTGATGTCACTCAGGATCGAGAAGGGCTACGGCTCATGGGGGCGGGAATATTCACCGGAATACTGGCCGCAGGAGGTTGGGCTTGATCGGTTGGTGAAGCTGGAAAAAGATTTCCTCAACAAAGCCGCCGTGGCAGAGGTTCTGAAAAACCCGCCACGCGAACACTTGGTCTTGCTGGCGCTTGACGAAGCGGATGTCACCGCTTCCAACGCCGATGCGACCGGCGGCGAGCCGATCTTCAAGGATGGTATCGGTATCGGGCGTATTACCTCCGGTGCCTACGGCTATTGCGTGGGGCAAAGCCTTGCTCTTGGCTATGTGACAGGGGCCGGACCCGGTGATCAGGTCGATGTCATGGTTTTGGGGCGCCCGCACAAGGCGCGTATTCTAAGTGAGCCGCCATTTGATCCAAGCGGTGCGCGTCTGCGGGCGTAG
- the aroB gene encoding 3-dehydroquinate synthase — MNETVHVALGARSYEIEIGPGLLAQAGQRIRPLLERAHVAIVTDENVAARHLETFCAGLENEGISAASLILPAGEATKSWPQFTRTVEWLLSEKIERDDVVIALGGGVIGDLTGFAAAVLRRGVRFVQVPTSLLAQVDSSVGGKTGINSQHGKNLIGAFHQPSLVLADTDILATLRERDFLAGYGEVVKYGLLGDADFFQWLEAHGPTLAAGDRQARITAVKRSCEMKAAIVARDETERGERALLNLGHTFCHALEAATGYSQRLLHGEGVAIGCALAFETSARLGLCSQESPSRVRAHLKHMKMKCDLADIEGILPNSDALIELMMQDKKVRDGRINFVMARGIGEAFVTPDVDLSVVRSVLDDALKAKG, encoded by the coding sequence TTGAACGAAACGGTGCATGTGGCGCTGGGCGCGCGAAGTTACGAAATAGAGATCGGGCCGGGGCTGTTGGCTCAAGCCGGGCAGCGTATTCGCCCGTTGCTAGAGCGTGCTCATGTGGCGATTGTCACGGATGAAAACGTGGCGGCCCGCCACCTCGAAACCTTTTGCGCCGGGCTAGAAAACGAAGGTATTTCAGCGGCTTCACTTATCCTTCCAGCCGGGGAAGCAACAAAATCCTGGCCACAGTTCACCCGGACGGTGGAATGGCTACTCTCCGAAAAAATCGAGCGGGATGATGTGGTAATTGCTCTTGGCGGCGGGGTAATTGGCGATCTGACCGGGTTTGCCGCAGCCGTCTTGCGCCGTGGTGTGCGCTTTGTGCAAGTCCCGACCTCGCTTCTGGCGCAGGTCGATAGCTCCGTCGGCGGTAAGACCGGCATCAATTCGCAGCACGGCAAAAACCTGATCGGTGCATTCCACCAACCCAGTTTGGTGCTGGCGGATACGGATATTCTCGCCACTTTGCGAGAGCGCGATTTTCTCGCCGGTTACGGCGAGGTGGTCAAATACGGGCTTCTGGGCGATGCCGATTTTTTCCAATGGCTTGAAGCACATGGCCCGACGCTTGCCGCAGGTGACAGGCAGGCGCGGATCACCGCCGTCAAGCGCAGTTGCGAGATGAAAGCCGCGATTGTGGCGCGGGACGAGACCGAGCGGGGGGAGCGGGCGTTGCTTAATCTCGGACATACATTTTGCCACGCACTTGAGGCCGCAACCGGCTATTCGCAACGGCTCTTGCATGGTGAGGGTGTGGCGATCGGATGCGCGCTCGCGTTTGAGACATCGGCGCGGTTGGGGCTTTGCTCTCAAGAAAGCCCAAGCCGAGTGCGTGCCCATCTGAAACACATGAAGATGAAGTGCGATCTGGCTGATATTGAAGGTATTTTACCAAACTCAGATGCCTTGATAGAATTGATGATGCAGGACAAGAAAGTGCGCGACGGGCGGATCAATTTCGTCATGGCGCGCGGGATCGGCGAGGCATTCGTGACCCCGGATGTTGACCTGAGCGTGGTTCGATCTGTTCTCGATGACGCGCTGAAAGCCAAAGGTTAA
- a CDS encoding shikimate kinase: MALQLKKTVVLVGMMGAGKTAVGKALAAKLGVPFLDSDSELETAANLTIAEIFERYDEAFFRRKETQVIKRLLEASDKAILSTGGGAFLAPANRKVISAKGVSVCLQADLNLLWNRVKHKTTRPLLRTDNPRATLAALYETRAPVYALADISVEARSEYTIEDMAERVIDALRTRSGVLEESS, encoded by the coding sequence ATGGCGTTACAACTGAAGAAAACCGTTGTCCTCGTGGGCATGATGGGAGCCGGAAAAACCGCGGTGGGCAAAGCTCTTGCGGCAAAACTCGGCGTGCCGTTCCTCGATTCCGACAGCGAGTTAGAGACCGCTGCCAACCTGACCATCGCCGAGATCTTCGAGCGATACGACGAAGCATTTTTTCGCCGCAAAGAGACACAGGTTATCAAACGCCTGCTTGAAGCCAGCGACAAGGCGATCCTTTCGACCGGCGGTGGTGCATTTTTGGCCCCGGCCAACCGCAAGGTTATTTCGGCCAAGGGCGTTTCAGTCTGCTTGCAAGCCGATCTCAATCTGTTGTGGAACCGGGTGAAGCATAAAACCACGCGACCGCTGTTGCGGACCGATAATCCGCGCGCAACGCTGGCCGCACTTTATGAAACACGCGCGCCGGTCTATGCCTTGGCCGACATTTCGGTAGAGGCGCGTTCGGAATATACAATCGAAGATATGGCAGAAAGAGTTATCGACGCATTAAGAACGCGGTCGGGTGTGCTGGAGGAAAGCTCTTGA